The Henckelia pumila isolate YLH828 chromosome 2, ASM3356847v2, whole genome shotgun sequence genome includes a window with the following:
- the LOC140880499 gene encoding heat shock 70 kDa protein, mitochondrial translates to MATAVLLRSLRRRDFTSAPVSAFRTFTGNTNPSWAVNSKWAGLVRPFSTKPAGTDVIGIDLGTTNSCVSVMEGKNPKVIENSEGARTTPSVVAFNQKGELLVGTPAKRQAVTNPTNTVFGTKRLIGRRFDDSQTQKEMKMVPYKIVRAPNGDAWVEANGQQYSPSQIGAFVLTKMKETAESYLGKSVNKAVITVPAYFNDAQRQATKDAGRIAGLDVQRIINEPTAAALSYGLNNKEGLVAVFDLGGGTFDVSILEISNGVFEVKATNGDTFLGGEDFDNTLLEFLVSEFKRTEGIDLSKDKLALQRLREAAEKAKIELSSTSQTEINLPFITADASGAKHLNITLTRSKFEALVNHLIERTRSPCKSCLKDAGISIKEVDEVLLVGGMTRVPKVQEVVSEIFGKSPSKGVNPDEAVAMGAAIQGGILRGDVKELLLLDVTPLSLGIETLGGIFTRLINRNTTIPTKKSQVFSTAADNQTQVGIKVLQGEREMASDNKLLGEFDLVGIPPAPRGMPQIEVAFDIDANGIVTVSAKDKTTGKEQQITIRSSGGLSEDEIDKMVKEAEMHSQKDQERKTLIDLRNNADTTIYSIEKSLNEYKDKIPKEVVSEIETSVSDLRNAMTTENIDDIKAKLDAANKAVSKIGQHMTGSSGGSDSSTGGSQGGDQAPEAEYEEAKK, encoded by the exons TTTACAGGAAACACCAACCCGTCATGGGCTGTGAATAGCAAGTGGGCAGGCCTTGTTAGGCCATTCAG CACAAAACCAGCTGGTACTGATGTTATTGGCATTGATTTGGGAACCACAAATTCTTGTGTATCAGTCATGGAGGGCAAG AATCCAAAGGTTATTGAGAATTCTGAGGGTGCTCGGACCACTCCATCTGTGGTAGCCTTTAATCAAAAAGGAGAACTCTTGGTCGGTACACCAGCAAAACGACAGGCAGTCACGAATCCAACCAACACTGTGTTTGGAACAAAGCGGCTGATTGGCAGGCGATTTGATGATTCCCAGACACAAAAGGAAATGAAGATGGTTCCGTACAAAATAGTCAGAGCCCCCAATGGAGATGCTTGGGTTGAAGCCAATGGCCAACAGTACTCACCAAGTCAAATTGGAGCATTTGTATTGACTAAGATGAAGGAAACTGCAGAGTCTTATTTAGGAAAGTCTGTAAATAAGGCTGTGATCACAGTTCCAGCTTATTTTAATGATGCTCAGAGGCAGGCCACTAAGGATGCTGGCAGGATTGCTGGCCTTGATGTGCAGAGGATAATTAATGAGCCTACTGCAGCTGCACTTTCCTATGGCCTGAACAACAAAGAAGGTCTTGTTGCTGTTTTTGATCTTGGTGGTGGAACTTTTGATGTTTCTATTTTGGAGATATCAAATGGCGTCTTTGAG GTGAAAGCAACCAATGGTGACACATTTTTGGGAGGAGAGGACTTTGATAATACTTTGTTGGAGTTTTTGGTGAGTGAGTTTAAGAGAACTGAGGGAATTGATCTGTCAAAGGACAAGTTAGCTCTGCAGAGACTTCGAGAGGCCGCAGAAAAAGCAAAAATAGAGCTTTCCTCAACATCTCAAACTGAAATCAACTTGCCATTTATCACAGCTGATGCATCTGGTGCCAAGCATCTGAATATTACACTGACTAGATCTAAGTTTGAGGCTCTGGTCAACCATTTGATTGAGAGGACCAGGTCTCCCTGCAAGAGTTGTTTGAAGGATGCTGGTATATCAATAAAGGAAGTTGATGAGGTTCTTCTTGTTGGAGGGATGACCCGTGTCCCAAAAGTTCAGGAAGTGGTTTCCGAAATTTTTGGCAAGTCCCCAAGCAAAGGAGTGAATCCAGATGAGGCTGTTGCTATGGGAGCTGCTATTCAGGGTGGCATCCTCCGTGGTGATGTCAAGGAGTTGCTTCTCCTGGATGTCACTCCCCTTTCACTTGGTATTGAAACACTTGGAGGCATCTTTACAAGATTGATCAACAGGAATACGACTATTCCTACGAAGAAAAGTCAG GTATTCTCTACTGCCGCTGACAATCAAACCCAAGTGGGTATCAAAGTTTTGCAAGGTGAGCGTGAGATGGCTTCAGACAATAAGCTCCTTGGTGAATTTGATCTCGTGGGTATCCCTCCTGCTCCCAGGGGAATGCCTCAGATAGAAGTTGCATTTGATATAGATGCCAATGGAATTGTTACTGTTTCCGCCAAGGACAAGACTACCGGCAAAGAGCAGCAGATTACCATTAGATCTTCAGGAGGTCTGTCAGAAGACGAGATCGACAAAATGGTTAAGGAGGCTGAGATGCACTCCCAGAAAGATCAGGAAAGGAAAACTTTGATTGATCTCAGAAACAATGCAGACACCACCATCTATAGTATTGAGAAGAGCTTGAACGAGTACAAGGACAAGATTCCAAAAGAAGTTGTTTCAGAAATCGAGACCTCTGTTTCAGATTTGAGAAATGCAATGACCACAGAGAACATCGATGATATCAAGGCAAAGCTTGATGCAGCGAACAAGGCTGTTTCCAAGATTGGGCAGCATATGACCGGCAGTTCCGGTGGTAGTGACTCCTCCACGGGAGGTTCTCAGGGTGGAGACCAAGCACCCGAGGCAGAGTACGAGGAGGCTAAGAAGTAA